A single region of the Streptococcus macedonicus ACA-DC 198 genome encodes:
- the yvgT gene encoding Integral membrane protein (Rhomboid family) gives MTIDVWDILSIIGTIAFALSGAIVAMEEDFDILGLFILGFVTAFGGGAIRNLLIGLPISALWSQGQAFYFALVAMLFIMVFPNLITHKGWRKAEVLTDAIGLAAFSVQGAMYAVKLHQPLSAVIVAAVLTGAGGGIVRDVLAGRKPGVLRSEVYAGWSILAALAIYFKIVHNDSGYYLLVLILTILRMIDYWRQWHLPKIKRKVT, from the coding sequence ATGACAATAGATGTTTGGGATATTTTAAGTATTATCGGAACGATTGCTTTTGCACTTTCAGGAGCTATTGTTGCCATGGAAGAAGATTTTGACATTCTAGGATTGTTTATCTTAGGATTTGTAACAGCTTTTGGTGGTGGTGCCATTCGTAATCTTTTGATAGGATTGCCCATTAGTGCGCTTTGGTCACAAGGTCAAGCATTTTATTTTGCCTTGGTTGCTATGCTATTTATCATGGTATTTCCAAATCTCATTACTCATAAAGGTTGGAGAAAGGCAGAAGTGTTGACGGATGCTATCGGGTTAGCGGCGTTTAGCGTGCAAGGAGCTATGTATGCGGTGAAATTGCATCAACCCTTGAGTGCAGTCATTGTTGCGGCAGTTTTGACTGGTGCAGGTGGCGGTATTGTTCGTGATGTTTTAGCAGGGCGAAAACCTGGGGTGTTACGAAGCGAAGTTTATGCAGGTTGGTCAATTTTAGCAGCGCTAGCGATTTACTTTAAAATCGTCCATAACGATTCGGGTTATTATTTGCTTGTTTTGATTCTGACCATCTTACGTATGATAGATTACTGGCGTCAATGGCATTTGCCAAAAATTAAACGGAAGGTCACTTAG
- the copY gene encoding Negative transcriptional regulator-copper transport operon, translating to MSISNAEWEIMRVVWTKEETTSSQILEILEQKTDWTASTVKTLLKRLVDKGYLATQKSGKSFLYSALVSEEEAINRQADELFDKFCQRKHTAIIKHLVETTLMTMADINDLQALLLSKKEEALEEVPCNCIPGQCRCKDHLSA from the coding sequence ATGTCAATTTCAAATGCAGAATGGGAAATCATGCGTGTTGTTTGGACGAAAGAGGAAACAACTAGCAGCCAGATTTTGGAAATTCTCGAGCAAAAGACAGACTGGACAGCCTCAACCGTTAAAACATTGTTGAAACGACTAGTGGATAAAGGCTATTTAGCAACACAGAAATCGGGCAAATCATTTCTTTATTCAGCACTTGTTTCTGAAGAAGAAGCTATTAATCGACAAGCCGATGAGCTTTTTGATAAATTTTGTCAGCGCAAGCATACTGCAATTATCAAACATCTCGTGGAAACAACGCTGATGACAATGGCAGATATTAACGACTTGCAAGCTCTGCTATTGTCCAAAAAAGAAGAGGCACTTGAAGAAGTGCCGTGCAATTGCATCCCTGGGCAATGTCGCTGTAAAGATCATTTGAGTGCTTAG
- the ylxR gene encoding COG2740: Predicted nucleic-acid-binding protein implicated in transcription termination has product MAKTRKIPLRKSVVSGEVIDKRDLLRIVKNKEGEIFIDPTGKKNGRGAYIKLDNEEAIQAKNKKVFNRSFSMEVPDEFYDELIAYVDHKVKRRELGLE; this is encoded by the coding sequence ATGGCTAAAACACGTAAAATACCTTTAAGAAAATCAGTTGTTTCAGGCGAAGTAATTGATAAGCGCGATTTGCTTCGCATTGTTAAGAACAAAGAAGGCGAGATTTTTATCGATCCGACTGGTAAGAAAAACGGTCGCGGTGCCTACATTAAGCTTGACAATGAAGAAGCAATCCAAGCTAAAAATAAAAAAGTGTTTAATCGTAGTTTTTCAATGGAAGTTCCTGACGAATTTTATGACGAATTAATTGCTTACGTCGATCACAAAGTTAAAAGAAGAGAGTTGGGTCTTGAATAA
- the fas6 gene encoding Conserved hypothetical protein: MNITVYLASSMGNTPDYHEQVVAFANWLAQHDHCLVYGGSKTGLMGVLADKALAQGGKVYGIMPDFMQKREKAHQGLTHLQIVADMDERKRLLMEEGDILVAFPGGPGTLEEIIQAISWARVGQLDKPCLLFNMNGYYDSLKEQFNQMVQAGFLTTADRKKVIFVDSLQVLEEVISSYQK, encoded by the coding sequence ATGAATATTACGGTTTATTTGGCTTCAAGTATGGGAAATACGCCAGATTATCACGAACAAGTTGTCGCATTTGCGAATTGGTTAGCTCAACATGACCATTGTTTGGTTTATGGTGGAAGCAAAACTGGACTTATGGGAGTTTTGGCGGACAAGGCATTGGCACAGGGTGGTAAAGTCTATGGTATCATGCCTGATTTTATGCAAAAACGTGAAAAGGCACATCAAGGCTTAACACACTTGCAAATTGTTGCTGATATGGATGAGCGTAAGCGTCTCTTAATGGAAGAGGGCGACATTTTAGTCGCATTTCCAGGCGGTCCAGGGACACTTGAAGAGATTATTCAGGCTATTTCATGGGCGCGTGTTGGGCAACTCGACAAGCCCTGCTTGCTTTTTAACATGAACGGTTACTATGATAGCCTCAAAGAACAATTTAATCAGATGGTGCAGGCAGGATTTTTAACGACAGCTGACCGCAAAAAGGTTATCTTTGTCGATAGTCTGCAAGTGTTAGAAGAGGTTATCAGTAGTTATCAGAAATGA
- the rimP gene encoding COG0779: clustered with transcription termination protein NusA, producing MSVVNFLFLILKIKEGILIANANTIIDVVTEVVAPAIKEPFELVDVEYEKMGSDYVLSILIDKPEGITVDDTAELTEIISPLLDAIKPDPFPEQYMLEVSSPGLERPLKTKEALEKAVGSYVNVSLYKAIDKVKVFQGDLVAFDGDTLTIDYLDKTRKKTVEIPHSTVAKARLAVKL from the coding sequence ATGAGCGTAGTGAACTTTCTATTTTTGATTTTGAAGATAAAGGAGGGGATTCTTATCGCAAACGCAAATACAATCATTGATGTTGTTACAGAAGTGGTTGCACCAGCTATTAAAGAGCCGTTTGAATTGGTTGATGTCGAGTATGAGAAAATGGGTAGCGATTATGTGCTTAGCATTTTAATTGACAAGCCAGAAGGGATTACGGTAGATGATACAGCAGAGTTGACTGAAATTATCAGCCCTTTGCTTGATGCGATTAAACCAGACCCATTTCCAGAGCAGTATATGTTGGAAGTGTCTAGCCCTGGTTTAGAGCGTCCGTTAAAAACGAAAGAAGCTCTTGAAAAAGCTGTAGGTTCTTATGTCAATGTTAGTCTCTACAAAGCGATTGATAAAGTTAAGGTATTCCAAGGGGACCTTGTTGCTTTTGACGGTGACACATTGACCATTGATTATTTGGATAAAACGCGGAAAAAAACAGTTGAAATTCCGCATTCGACAGTTGCAAAAGCACGTTTGGCAGTGAAATTGTAG
- a CDS encoding Ribosomal protein L7Ae family protein — translation MNNRERLSNLIGLAQRAGKVISGEELVIKAIQSGKAQLIFLANDAGANLTKKTTDKCQYYKVEVSTVFNTLELSSALGKPRKVVAIADTGFSKKMRTLMN, via the coding sequence TTGAATAACCGTGAAAGATTGTCAAATTTGATTGGTCTAGCACAGCGAGCAGGAAAAGTTATCTCTGGTGAAGAATTAGTTATCAAAGCGATTCAATCTGGAAAAGCACAGCTTATTTTCCTAGCCAATGATGCTGGCGCTAATTTGACAAAGAAAACAACTGATAAATGTCAATATTATAAAGTAGAAGTCTCTACAGTGTTTAACACACTGGAATTAAGTTCTGCTCTTGGAAAACCGCGTAAAGTGGTAGCCATAGCAGATACTGGATTTTCAAAGAAAATGAGGACTCTTATGAACTAA
- the yxeH gene encoding Hydrolase (HAD superfamily), which yields MIKLIAIDLDGTLLNSDKKIPDENVKAIQEAAKAGVKIVLCTGRPKSGILPYFERLGLTDEEYIIMNNGCSIYNTKNWELVSYAQVNNDELDKLDQVLADYPEVCLTLTGEKHYYAVGSEVPELVQYDAGLVFDTAKAVSIDELKASSEIIFQAMYMARAPYLDPFQEAKESALAAEFSVVRSQEYIFEAMPKGYTKATALKALSEKLGFTPAEVMAIGDAANDIEMLEFADNSVAMGNATDEVKALCRYETTTNDQAGVAQAIYDYVLK from the coding sequence ATGATTAAATTAATTGCAATTGATTTAGACGGAACTTTACTGAATTCAGATAAAAAAATTCCTGATGAAAATGTCAAAGCTATTCAAGAAGCTGCTAAAGCAGGTGTGAAAATTGTTCTTTGTACAGGACGACCAAAATCAGGAATTCTGCCTTATTTTGAACGACTTGGCTTGACTGATGAAGAATACATTATTATGAATAATGGCTGCAGCATTTACAATACTAAGAATTGGGAGCTTGTCAGTTATGCCCAAGTTAATAATGATGAATTGGACAAATTAGACCAAGTGTTAGCAGACTATCCAGAGGTTTGCTTGACATTGACAGGCGAAAAACATTATTATGCCGTTGGAAGCGAAGTGCCAGAATTGGTTCAATACGATGCAGGGCTTGTTTTCGATACAGCTAAAGCTGTTAGCATTGATGAACTGAAAGCTAGTTCAGAAATTATCTTCCAAGCCATGTATATGGCAAGAGCGCCTTATTTGGACCCATTCCAAGAAGCCAAAGAAAGTGCCTTGGCAGCTGAATTTAGCGTGGTGCGCAGTCAAGAATACATCTTTGAAGCTATGCCGAAAGGTTATACAAAAGCTACGGCTCTTAAAGCTTTGTCAGAAAAACTTGGCTTTACTCCAGCAGAAGTAATGGCAATCGGTGACGCTGCTAATGACATTGAAATGCTAGAATTTGCTGATAACAGTGTTGCCATGGGAAATGCGACTGACGAAGTCAAAGCGCTTTGCCGCTACGAAACAACAACCAACGACCAAGCAGGCGTAGCCCAAGCCATTTACGATTATGTGTTGAAATAA
- the nusA gene encoding Transcription termination protein NusA, with the protein MKTMSKEMLEAFRILEEEKHINKEDIIDAVKESLKSAYKRRYGQSESCVIEFDDKKGDFKVYTVREVVEEVFDSRLEISLSDALKISSAYELGDKIRFEESVAEFGRVAAQSAKQTIMEKMRRQIREVTYNEYKQHEGEIMTGTVERFDQRFIYVNLGSLEAQLSHQDQIPGETFKSHDRIEVYIYKVENNPKGVNVFVSRSHPQFIKRIMEQEIPEVFDGTVEIMSVSREAGDRTKVAVRSHNPNVDAIGTIVGRGGSNIKKVISKFHPKRYDAKAGVEVPIEENIDVIQWVEDPAEFIYNAIAPAEVDMVLFDEEDSKRATVVVPDNKLSLAIGRRGQNVRLAAHLTGYRIDIKSTSEYEALEAEREANAAVAQEEVAPVEEAAESVETEVVANDAE; encoded by the coding sequence ATGAAAACAATGAGCAAAGAAATGCTAGAAGCCTTCCGTATTTTGGAAGAAGAAAAACACATTAACAAAGAAGACATCATTGACGCTGTGAAAGAGTCTTTGAAATCAGCTTACAAACGTCGTTATGGTCAATCTGAATCATGTGTTATTGAATTCGATGATAAAAAAGGTGATTTTAAAGTTTACACTGTTCGTGAAGTTGTTGAAGAAGTTTTTGATAGCCGTTTAGAAATCAGTTTGTCAGATGCGTTGAAAATCAGTTCAGCTTATGAACTCGGTGATAAAATTCGTTTTGAAGAATCTGTTGCTGAATTTGGTCGAGTTGCTGCTCAATCAGCTAAACAAACAATCATGGAAAAAATGCGCCGTCAAATTCGTGAAGTAACTTACAATGAGTACAAACAACACGAAGGCGAAATCATGACTGGTACTGTTGAACGTTTTGACCAACGTTTCATCTATGTTAATCTTGGGTCGCTTGAAGCACAATTATCACACCAAGATCAAATTCCTGGTGAAACCTTCAAATCACATGACCGTATTGAAGTTTATATTTACAAAGTTGAAAACAATCCAAAAGGTGTCAACGTTTTTGTAAGCCGTAGCCACCCACAATTCATCAAACGCATTATGGAACAAGAAATTCCTGAAGTATTTGACGGAACAGTTGAAATCATGAGCGTTTCACGTGAGGCCGGCGACCGTACAAAAGTTGCTGTTCGTAGCCACAATCCAAACGTTGATGCTATCGGTACTATCGTCGGTCGTGGTGGAAGCAACATCAAGAAAGTGATTAGCAAATTCCATCCAAAACGTTATGATGCCAAAGCTGGTGTTGAAGTGCCAATCGAAGAAAATATCGATGTTATCCAATGGGTTGAAGATCCAGCGGAATTCATCTACAACGCCATTGCGCCAGCAGAAGTTGATATGGTTCTTTTTGACGAAGAAGACAGCAAACGTGCGACTGTTGTTGTTCCTGACAACAAATTGTCACTTGCTATCGGTCGCCGTGGACAAAACGTTCGTTTGGCAGCTCATTTAACTGGCTACCGTATCGACATCAAATCTACATCAGAATACGAAGCACTTGAAGCTGAACGTGAAGCAAACGCAGCTGTAGCACAAGAAGAAGTTGCACCTGTTGAAGAAGCAGCTGAATCTGTTGAAACTGAAGTTGTAGCAAACGACGCAGAATAA
- a CDS encoding Copper chaperone gives MEKTYEVTGMKCQGCVKTVTEKLSAVRGVEKVVVDLDKKQATVTGNPFKLSLKRALKGTKFTLGKEI, from the coding sequence ATGGAAAAAACGTATGAAGTTACTGGCATGAAATGCCAAGGTTGTGTCAAAACAGTGACAGAAAAATTGTCAGCTGTTCGTGGCGTTGAAAAAGTGGTTGTTGATTTGGATAAAAAACAAGCAACCGTCACAGGAAATCCTTTCAAGCTCTCCCTAAAACGAGCACTCAAGGGAACAAAATTCACACTTGGAAAAGAAATTTAA
- the rbfA gene encoding Ribosome-binding factor A, which translates to MANHRVDRVGMEIKREVNEILQKKVRDPRVQDVTITDVQMLGDLSMAKVYYTIHSELASDNQKAQTGLEKAKGTIKRELGRNLTMYKIPDLTFIKDESIEYGNKIDQMLRDLEAKK; encoded by the coding sequence ATGGCTAATCATCGTGTTGACCGTGTTGGTATGGAAATCAAACGTGAAGTAAACGAAATTTTGCAAAAAAAAGTTCGCGACCCACGTGTTCAAGATGTGACAATTACTGATGTTCAAATGCTTGGAGATCTTTCAATGGCTAAAGTGTATTACACTATTCACTCTGAACTTGCGTCAGATAATCAAAAAGCCCAAACTGGTCTTGAAAAAGCAAAAGGAACTATCAAACGTGAACTTGGTCGCAACTTGACTATGTACAAAATTCCAGATTTGACATTCATCAAAGATGAATCAATCGAATACGGCAATAAAATTGACCAAATGCTTCGTGATTTGGAAGCTAAAAAATAA
- the copA gene encoding Copper-translocating P-type ATPase, translated as MAKEEVFVIDGMTCATCALTIENAVKKLDHVDSAVVNLTTEKLTVNYNPDLVSEKEIEKEIEKAVADAGYSASIFDPTMAKSQSKRQSEATQNMWHKFLLSALFAIPLLYISMGSMVGLWVPEIISMSAHPLNFALIQLILTLPVMYFGRGFYVNGFRSLFKGHPNMDSLVALATTAAFVYSLYGVYHIILGHSHHAHMLYFESVAVILTLIILGKYFETLSKGRTSDAIQKLVKLSAKEATVIRDGVEQAVAIEDVRVGDLILVKPGGKIPVDGSVVSGHSAIDESMLTGESIPVEKATEDKVYGASINGQGALTIRAEKVGDETLLAQIIKLVEDAQQTKAPIAKIADKVAGVFVPTVIVIALVTFIFWYLIMGQTFVFALQVTIAVLVIACPCALGLATPTAIMVGTGRGAENGILYKRGDTLENAHHLDTIVFDKTGTITQGKPQVVNIFAYQGDKDKLLAQVASIEKLSEHPLSQAIVEKASADKLALTEVTNFKSLTGFGLQADIDGQTVYVGNRKLMEKYQVDLTASQEAVLAVTQKGQTPIYISANAQLLGLITVADLLKADSKETVAKLQEKGIEVVMLTGDNSKTAQAIAKQAGIKNVISEVLPDQKSQAIQDLQSQGKMVAMVGDGINDAPALAVADIGIAVGSGTDIAIESADIILMKAEISDVLKALSISRLTIKIIKENLFWAFIYNILAIPVAMGVLYLFGGPLLNPMIAGLAMGFSSVSVVLNALRLKYIKLN; from the coding sequence ATGGCAAAAGAAGAAGTTTTTGTCATTGATGGAATGACCTGCGCAACTTGTGCTTTAACGATTGAAAATGCTGTTAAAAAATTAGACCATGTTGACTCCGCTGTTGTCAATCTAACAACGGAGAAATTGACGGTGAATTATAATCCTGACTTAGTCAGTGAAAAAGAAATTGAAAAAGAAATTGAAAAAGCAGTAGCAGATGCAGGTTATAGCGCCAGCATTTTTGACCCGACAATGGCAAAGAGTCAATCAAAGCGTCAAAGTGAAGCCACACAGAATATGTGGCATAAGTTTCTTTTATCAGCTTTGTTTGCGATACCGCTCCTCTATATTTCTATGGGAAGTATGGTGGGGCTTTGGGTGCCAGAAATCATCAGCATGTCAGCTCACCCATTGAACTTTGCTTTGATTCAGCTGATTTTGACGCTTCCTGTCATGTATTTTGGACGTGGTTTTTATGTCAATGGCTTCCGCTCATTGTTTAAAGGGCATCCTAATATGGACTCGTTGGTTGCTTTGGCAACAACGGCTGCCTTCGTTTACAGCCTTTACGGTGTTTATCATATTATACTGGGGCATAGCCACCACGCGCATATGCTGTATTTTGAATCAGTTGCGGTAATTTTGACCTTAATCATTCTCGGGAAATACTTTGAAACGCTGTCAAAAGGTCGCACGTCAGATGCCATTCAAAAATTGGTGAAATTATCAGCAAAAGAAGCAACGGTTATCCGTGACGGTGTGGAACAAGCTGTTGCGATTGAGGATGTGCGCGTTGGAGACCTTATTTTAGTAAAACCTGGGGGAAAAATCCCTGTTGACGGTAGTGTGGTTTCAGGGCACTCGGCGATTGATGAGTCAATGTTGACAGGGGAAAGTATCCCAGTTGAGAAAGCCACAGAGGATAAGGTTTATGGTGCTTCAATCAATGGACAAGGGGCGCTAACCATTCGTGCTGAAAAAGTCGGTGATGAAACCTTGCTCGCCCAAATTATTAAATTGGTTGAGGATGCGCAGCAGACCAAAGCACCGATTGCGAAAATTGCGGATAAGGTAGCAGGTGTTTTTGTTCCAACTGTTATCGTGATTGCGCTTGTCACCTTCATTTTCTGGTACTTGATTATGGGACAAACCTTTGTCTTTGCTCTCCAAGTTACCATTGCGGTTCTTGTCATTGCTTGTCCTTGTGCGCTTGGTCTTGCCACACCGACAGCGATTATGGTCGGAACTGGTCGCGGTGCTGAAAATGGTATCCTCTATAAACGCGGTGATACCCTTGAAAATGCTCACCACCTCGATACCATTGTCTTTGATAAAACAGGGACTATCACCCAAGGCAAACCACAAGTTGTTAATATTTTTGCTTACCAAGGCGATAAAGATAAGCTTCTTGCACAAGTTGCCTCAATCGAGAAATTGTCAGAACACCCTCTTAGTCAAGCCATTGTGGAAAAAGCATCCGCAGATAAGTTAGCTTTGACAGAGGTCACAAACTTTAAGTCCTTAACAGGATTTGGCTTGCAGGCTGATATTGACGGACAAACAGTTTACGTCGGAAACCGCAAGTTAATGGAAAAATATCAGGTTGACTTGACCGCTAGTCAAGAAGCGGTGCTGGCTGTGACTCAAAAAGGACAAACACCGATTTACATCTCGGCAAATGCACAACTACTAGGACTTATCACCGTAGCTGATTTGCTAAAAGCAGACAGTAAAGAAACCGTCGCTAAATTGCAAGAAAAAGGCATTGAGGTTGTCATGCTGACAGGCGACAATAGCAAGACAGCACAAGCTATTGCTAAACAAGCTGGTATCAAAAATGTTATTAGCGAGGTCCTACCAGACCAGAAATCGCAAGCCATTCAGGATTTGCAAAGTCAAGGAAAAATGGTTGCCATGGTTGGTGACGGGATAAATGACGCACCCGCTTTAGCGGTAGCGGATATTGGTATCGCTGTCGGTTCTGGGACAGACATTGCTATTGAATCAGCAGATATTATTCTCATGAAAGCAGAAATCTCAGATGTTCTGAAAGCCTTGAGCATTAGTCGTTTAACGATTAAAATTATCAAGGAAAATCTTTTCTGGGCATTTATCTACAATATCTTAGCAATTCCTGTCGCTATGGGTGTATTATACCTATTTGGTGGACCTCTGTTAAATCCAATGATTGCAGGACTTGCCATGGGATTTAGCTCAGTTTCAGTCGTCCTCAATGCCCTTCGCCTAAAATATATTAAACTGAATTAA
- the infB gene encoding Translation initiation factor 2: MSKKRLYEIAKELGKSSKEVVECAQELGLAVKSHSSSVEESDVKRIVAQFSDKPQSTPAKPKVEKSSEETVVQASKATPATPAKPQSRNFKAEREARAKAEAERRANGGDKKPRNDQRRDDRSNRNDRQGNSQNNRKQNKRDRNSQNHNRRDQRDNRHDNRQQPVKPRVDFKARAAAIKAEQNAEYLRQSENRIYEQENAKRKATAAKEQEQKARVEAKAKAEEKKAVVKKTAPAPQTVVAERPAPTADKRRKKEVRSEKSHDYNHEHKDGPRKNKNRKNWNNQNQVRNQRNSNWNNNKKNKKGKNNRNNAPKPVTERKFRELPKEFEYTEGMTVAEIAKRIKREPAEIVKKLFMMGVMATQNQSLDSDTIELLMADYGIEAHKKVEVDEADIERFFVDEDYLNPENMVERAPVVTIMGHVDHGKTTLLDTLRNSRVATGEAGGITQHIGAYQIVENGKKITFLDTPGHAAFTSMRARGASITDITILIVAADDGVMPQTVEAINHSKAAGVPIIVAINKIDKPGANPERVIGELAEHGVISTAWGGESEFVEISAKFGQNIEELLETVLLVAEMEELKADPTVRAIGTVIEARLDKGKGAVATLLVQQGTLNVQDPIVVGNTFGRVRAMTNDLGRRVKTAGPSTPVSITGLNEVPMAGDHFAVYEDEKAARAAGEERAKRALMKQRQNTQRVSLENLFDTLKAGEVKSVNVIIKADVQGSVEALAASLLKIDVEGVKINVVHSAVGAINESDVTLAEASNAVIIGFNVRPTPQARQQAEADDVEIRLHSIIYKVIEEVEDAMKGMLDPEFEEKIIGEAVIRETFKVSKVGTIGGFMVLSGKVTRDSSVRVIRDGVVVFDGKLASLKHYKDDVKEVGNAQEGGLMIENYNDLKVDDTIEAYVMEEIKR; this comes from the coding sequence TTGTCAAAGAAAAGATTATATGAAATCGCTAAAGAATTGGGTAAATCAAGCAAGGAAGTTGTTGAATGTGCTCAAGAATTAGGACTTGCTGTTAAGAGCCATTCTTCTAGCGTTGAAGAATCTGATGTCAAACGCATTGTGGCACAATTTTCAGATAAGCCTCAATCTACTCCAGCTAAACCTAAAGTAGAAAAATCATCTGAAGAAACAGTTGTACAAGCTTCAAAAGCTACTCCTGCAACACCAGCAAAACCACAAAGCCGTAATTTTAAGGCTGAGCGTGAAGCGCGTGCCAAAGCCGAAGCTGAAAGACGCGCTAATGGTGGCGATAAAAAACCTCGTAACGACCAACGTCGCGATGACCGTTCAAATCGTAATGATCGACAAGGGAACTCCCAAAATAATCGTAAACAAAATAAACGCGATCGTAATTCTCAAAATCATAATCGAAGAGATCAACGTGATAATCGCCACGATAACCGTCAGCAACCAGTAAAACCACGTGTTGACTTTAAAGCACGTGCCGCTGCCATAAAAGCTGAACAAAATGCTGAGTATTTACGTCAAAGTGAAAACCGAATTTACGAGCAAGAAAATGCTAAGCGTAAAGCAACCGCTGCGAAAGAGCAAGAACAAAAGGCTCGTGTTGAGGCAAAAGCTAAGGCTGAAGAAAAGAAAGCAGTAGTTAAAAAGACTGCGCCTGCTCCACAAACTGTGGTGGCAGAACGTCCTGCACCAACTGCTGATAAACGTCGTAAGAAAGAAGTTCGTTCTGAAAAATCACATGATTACAATCATGAGCATAAAGACGGACCGCGCAAGAATAAAAATAGAAAAAACTGGAATAATCAAAACCAAGTGAGAAATCAAAGAAATAGTAACTGGAATAATAATAAGAAAAACAAAAAAGGTAAAAATAATCGTAATAATGCTCCAAAACCTGTAACAGAGCGTAAGTTCCGTGAATTGCCTAAAGAATTTGAATATACTGAAGGTATGACAGTCGCTGAAATCGCAAAACGTATTAAACGCGAGCCAGCTGAAATTGTTAAGAAATTGTTCATGATGGGTGTTATGGCAACACAAAACCAATCCCTCGACAGCGATACAATCGAATTGTTGATGGCTGATTATGGTATTGAAGCTCATAAAAAAGTTGAGGTTGACGAAGCTGATATCGAACGCTTCTTCGTAGATGAAGATTACCTCAATCCTGAAAATATGGTTGAACGTGCACCTGTTGTTACAATCATGGGTCACGTTGACCATGGTAAAACAACCCTTCTTGATACCCTTCGTAATTCACGTGTCGCTACAGGCGAAGCTGGTGGTATCACTCAACATATCGGCGCTTACCAAATTGTTGAAAATGGTAAGAAAATTACTTTCCTTGATACACCAGGACACGCGGCATTTACATCAATGCGTGCGCGTGGTGCATCAATCACAGATATTACAATCTTGATTGTTGCTGCTGATGACGGTGTTATGCCTCAAACAGTCGAAGCCATTAACCACTCTAAAGCTGCTGGCGTCCCAATCATCGTTGCGATCAACAAAATTGATAAACCAGGTGCCAACCCAGAACGTGTTATCGGTGAATTGGCAGAACACGGTGTTATTTCAACTGCCTGGGGCGGCGAGTCTGAGTTCGTTGAAATCTCAGCTAAGTTCGGCCAAAATATCGAAGAATTACTGGAAACAGTTCTCTTGGTTGCTGAAATGGAAGAACTTAAAGCTGACCCAACAGTTCGTGCTATCGGTACCGTTATCGAAGCTCGTCTTGATAAAGGTAAAGGTGCGGTTGCCACTCTTCTTGTTCAACAAGGGACTTTGAACGTTCAAGACCCAATCGTTGTTGGTAATACATTTGGACGTGTCCGTGCTATGACAAACGACCTTGGTCGCCGTGTCAAAACTGCTGGACCATCTACACCGGTTTCAATCACTGGTTTGAACGAAGTGCCTATGGCGGGGGACCACTTCGCGGTTTATGAAGATGAAAAAGCTGCGCGTGCAGCTGGTGAAGAACGTGCTAAACGCGCTTTGATGAAACAACGTCAAAATACACAACGCGTCTCACTTGAAAACCTCTTTGATACTCTTAAAGCTGGTGAAGTTAAATCTGTTAACGTTATCATCAAGGCAGACGTCCAAGGTTCTGTCGAAGCCCTTGCTGCATCACTCCTTAAGATTGATGTTGAAGGCGTTAAAATCAACGTTGTTCACTCAGCTGTTGGTGCTATCAACGAATCTGACGTGACTCTTGCGGAAGCGTCAAACGCTGTTATCATCGGTTTCAACGTTCGCCCTACACCGCAAGCTCGTCAACAAGCGGAAGCTGATGATGTTGAAATTCGTTTGCACTCAATCATCTACAAAGTGATTGAAGAAGTTGAGGACGCCATGAAAGGTATGCTTGACCCAGAATTCGAAGAAAAAATCATTGGTGAAGCTGTTATCCGTGAAACATTCAAAGTTTCTAAAGTGGGAACTATCGGTGGATTCATGGTGCTTAGCGGTAAAGTCACTCGCGATTCAAGCGTTCGTGTTATCCGTGACGGTGTCGTTGTCTTCGACGGCAAACTTGCCAGCCTTAAACATTACAAAGATGATGTCAAAGAAGTTGGTAATGCCCAAGAAGGTGGTTTGATGATTGAAAACTACAACGACCTTAAAGTGGACGATACCATCGAAGCTTATGTTATGGAAGAAATTAAACGTTAA